Proteins from a genomic interval of Paenibacillus sp. RC334:
- a CDS encoding NUDIX domain-containing protein, with amino-acid sequence MTSELLDIYDDEDKPLGTASRQDAHAKGYWHHTFHCWLARDTSTGRRLLFQQRQDTKDTFPGYYDITAAGHLTAGEDVSQAVRELEEELGIHVPFTSLTPLMTVRYESKGTAQGISFWDREISSVFGLLSNQPLEDYRLQQEEVTGLYEADLEQALALFEGHIPFLEANGISSGPNPEQHRRLITSDQFVPHKAGYITSICQALMELPAL; translated from the coding sequence ATGACTAGCGAGCTTCTGGACATCTATGACGATGAAGATAAGCCCCTTGGCACAGCTTCCCGCCAAGACGCACACGCCAAGGGGTACTGGCACCATACCTTTCACTGCTGGCTGGCACGAGACACCTCAACAGGCCGCCGCTTGCTCTTTCAACAGCGCCAGGATACGAAGGACACCTTCCCCGGCTACTACGATATTACGGCAGCAGGCCATTTAACGGCAGGTGAAGATGTATCTCAGGCAGTGCGTGAGCTGGAGGAAGAACTCGGCATTCACGTTCCCTTTACCTCATTGACACCGCTGATGACCGTTCGATATGAGAGCAAAGGAACGGCACAGGGCATATCTTTTTGGGACCGCGAGATCAGCTCGGTGTTTGGATTGCTGTCGAACCAGCCATTGGAGGACTATCGACTCCAGCAAGAAGAAGTGACTGGACTGTACGAAGCAGACCTCGAACAAGCACTGGCCCTCTTCGAAGGCCACATTCCTTTTCTCGAAGCCAATGGCATATCCTCGGGGCCGAACCCCGAACAGCATCGCCGCCTGATTACATCGGATCAATTCGTTCCTCATAAGGCCGGATACATTACATCTATATGCCAGGCTCTGATGGAACTTCCTGCTCTATAA
- a CDS encoding sigma-70 family RNA polymerase sigma factor: protein MTGKEHGIEQESADLSLEELYQRYRKYSFAIAYRMLGTVTDAEDVVQDCFVELKKKPLDDLQNPKAYVAKMTMNRCLNLLNSARKQRETYVGQWLPEPLGESADLPADWLERKDMISYAFLVLLEQLKPMERAVFVLREAFQYDYKEIAELLGKTESNCRQLFSRSRRILSSEESALADSVSSSTMNPSRIKVLERFTAAFLAYDVSAMLELLAEQPVFVADGGGNVHTVMRPMVVRKGVLALLTSRRVLTVLRERQLVRTVINGEVQLVFLKEGAVREVLCISLAPDGEHIQDFYLMINPDKLGHIRV, encoded by the coding sequence TTGACTGGCAAGGAACACGGAATTGAACAAGAATCGGCGGATTTAAGTCTGGAGGAGCTATATCAAAGATATCGTAAATATTCTTTTGCCATTGCTTATCGAATGCTTGGGACAGTGACGGATGCCGAGGATGTAGTTCAAGACTGCTTTGTCGAGTTGAAGAAAAAGCCCCTGGATGACTTACAGAATCCCAAAGCCTATGTAGCGAAAATGACGATGAATCGGTGTCTGAATCTTCTGAACTCTGCCCGTAAGCAAAGGGAGACGTATGTTGGACAGTGGCTGCCGGAGCCGCTTGGTGAGAGCGCAGATCTTCCAGCGGATTGGTTGGAGCGTAAAGATATGATATCTTACGCTTTTCTGGTTCTGCTGGAGCAGCTCAAGCCGATGGAACGGGCTGTTTTTGTGCTCAGGGAAGCTTTTCAATATGACTATAAAGAGATCGCGGAATTACTGGGAAAGACAGAGAGTAATTGTCGTCAACTGTTCAGTCGCTCCCGCCGTATTCTTTCTTCCGAGGAATCTGCCCTTGCCGATTCGGTTAGCAGCAGTACGATGAATCCTTCCAGAATAAAGGTGCTGGAACGTTTTACAGCCGCCTTTCTCGCCTACGATGTTAGCGCTATGCTGGAGCTACTGGCTGAACAGCCCGTATTTGTGGCAGATGGCGGAGGCAACGTGCATACGGTGATGCGACCGATGGTTGTACGCAAAGGCGTTCTCGCTCTGTTAACCTCTCGTCGTGTATTAACCGTATTACGGGAGAGACAGCTGGTCCGCACCGTCATCAATGGTGAGGTACAGCTCGTATTCTTGAAAGAAGGTGCAGTGAGGGAGGTCTTATGCATCAGTCTGGCACCAGACGGGGAGCATATTCAGGATTTTTACTTGATGATCAATCCGGACAAGCTGGGGCATATTCGTGTATGA
- a CDS encoding carboxymuconolactone decarboxylase family protein — translation MSLRFNHRAVSPSTFKVMMEMEKYISGRFIDKVLYELLKIRVSQINGCSYCLDMHAKDLLKLGDYGDHILQLALWREVPLFTEKERAMLELAEAVARISEQGVPTDLYNRVREHFTEEEYVDVIMAVNVINSWNRIAIATGMYPGSL, via the coding sequence GTGAGTTTAAGATTCAATCACAGAGCAGTAAGTCCAAGTACGTTTAAGGTAATGATGGAGATGGAAAAATATATTTCCGGACGTTTTATAGACAAGGTGCTGTACGAGCTGCTGAAAATCAGAGTATCCCAGATTAACGGGTGTTCTTATTGTTTGGACATGCATGCCAAGGATCTACTGAAACTGGGGGACTATGGTGATCACATTTTGCAGTTGGCCCTATGGCGGGAAGTTCCTTTGTTCACGGAAAAAGAACGTGCTATGCTTGAATTAGCTGAAGCGGTTGCCCGCATTTCTGAACAAGGGGTACCTACGGATTTGTATAATCGGGTCAGAGAACATTTTACCGAGGAAGAATATGTGGACGTAATCATGGCTGTTAACGTCATTAACAGTTGGAACCGGATTGCTATTGCAACGGGAATGTATCCGGGTAGTCTTTAA
- a CDS encoding DUF438 domain-containing protein, which translates to MSELINNREHTAKELTERQQILKEIMKELHDGKSVDEVKARFAVAVGGVSVAEISAMEHALITEEGIPVSEVQRLCSVHTSIFKGSIEDIHRPSGPEEQPGHPVHTFKLENREIERLVNFQLALHADQFQKDDSPKIIYKLLEDLSLLLDLDKHYSRKENLVFPYLERYGIFGPTKVMWGVDDSIRNAIKDAKNLLTQYNGNKELIGQTLTHIMTEVNEMIFKEENILLPMALGKLTEDEWLKIARESAEIGFCLTAPEREWIPERAEEPVEMDEQQEGTSGTPQGFVRFETGIVSVQQLELLLNHLPVDLTFIDEHDVVRYFSHGKERVFARTKAVIGRTVQNCHPPQSVHVVEKLLEDFKAGRKDAEDFWIPIKDKFVYIRYFAIRDAEDRYLGTLEFTQNIAPIRALEGQKRILSE; encoded by the coding sequence ATGAGCGAGCTGATTAACAACCGCGAACACACAGCAAAGGAACTCACAGAACGCCAGCAAATATTAAAGGAAATTATGAAGGAACTACATGACGGGAAAAGCGTGGATGAAGTCAAAGCGCGCTTTGCAGTGGCAGTTGGAGGGGTAAGTGTGGCAGAAATTTCAGCCATGGAGCACGCCCTGATTACCGAGGAAGGAATCCCCGTGTCGGAGGTGCAGCGTCTCTGTTCCGTCCACACGTCGATATTCAAGGGCTCGATTGAGGATATCCACCGTCCTTCCGGACCGGAGGAACAGCCGGGACATCCCGTTCATACCTTCAAGCTGGAAAATCGGGAGATTGAACGATTGGTCAACTTCCAGCTCGCACTGCACGCAGATCAATTCCAAAAGGATGATAGCCCCAAAATCATTTACAAGCTGCTGGAGGATTTAAGTCTGCTGCTGGATCTTGATAAGCACTATAGCCGTAAAGAAAATTTGGTCTTTCCTTATTTGGAGCGCTATGGAATCTTCGGCCCAACCAAGGTAATGTGGGGAGTGGACGACAGTATTCGTAACGCCATCAAGGACGCGAAGAATCTGCTCACCCAATATAATGGGAACAAAGAACTTATTGGGCAGACGCTCACCCATATCATGACCGAAGTGAACGAAATGATATTCAAGGAAGAGAATATTCTGCTGCCGATGGCGCTGGGTAAGCTAACAGAGGATGAGTGGCTGAAAATAGCCCGTGAAAGTGCAGAAATCGGGTTCTGCCTGACCGCTCCCGAGCGGGAATGGATACCTGAGCGGGCAGAGGAGCCTGTGGAAATGGATGAGCAACAGGAAGGAACATCAGGAACTCCCCAAGGCTTTGTGCGATTCGAGACGGGGATTGTGTCTGTGCAACAATTGGAGCTGCTGTTGAATCATCTGCCCGTCGATCTGACATTTATAGACGAGCACGATGTCGTTCGTTATTTCTCCCATGGTAAAGAACGGGTCTTCGCCCGTACGAAGGCTGTCATTGGACGTACCGTGCAGAATTGCCACCCGCCGCAAAGCGTGCATGTCGTCGAGAAGCTGCTGGAGGATTTTAAGGCTGGCCGCAAGGATGCTGAAGATTTTTGGATTCCGATCAAGGATAAATTTGTCTATATCCGCTATTTTGCCATCCGTGATGCAGAAGACCGCTATCTGGGAACGCTGGAATTCACGCAAAACATCGCACCTATTCGTGCCTTGGAAGGGCAGAAACGGATTTTATCCGAGTAA
- a CDS encoding ABC transporter ATP-binding protein — MSQVYKKRGNREIGPINLTIEPGYVIALAGHNGSGKSTLLHLLTQLIHPDSGVIHWFGQAYPNGMSVDTRQWVGYVPEQPTREEDRLTAEAAAAFRALWYPGWDETRFKRLLERFQVPQHTRLSRMSKGERRKFELAAALAPHPRLLLLDEPSSGLDPFAWKIMLEELRDCMENGKTTVIIATHIMEEIKRLADYIVLMHEGRLLGKLEKDHLLENSKEMWFEGTPEEASELPGVIETESEGGLQRIVTLAAGEASAILEQAGIRPIRIRSLELDDILWHWSAGQIPGGTEILGEKKGAGDS, encoded by the coding sequence ATGAGCCAAGTCTATAAAAAGCGGGGAAACCGGGAGATCGGACCGATTAATTTGACGATTGAACCGGGATATGTGATTGCTTTGGCCGGACATAACGGATCAGGGAAAAGCACATTGCTGCATCTGCTAACCCAGCTTATCCACCCGGATTCCGGTGTAATTCACTGGTTCGGTCAGGCGTATCCAAATGGTATGTCCGTAGATACGCGGCAGTGGGTTGGATATGTGCCGGAGCAGCCGACCCGTGAGGAAGACCGACTTACAGCAGAAGCAGCAGCGGCTTTTCGGGCATTATGGTATCCGGGCTGGGACGAAACGCGTTTCAAGCGGTTGCTGGAACGCTTTCAGGTCCCGCAGCACACGAGATTATCGCGTATGTCCAAGGGTGAGCGCCGCAAGTTTGAACTGGCTGCTGCCTTGGCACCTCATCCCCGTTTGCTGCTGCTTGATGAACCTTCGTCTGGATTGGACCCTTTTGCATGGAAGATTATGCTGGAGGAACTGCGGGATTGTATGGAAAACGGCAAAACGACGGTTATTATTGCCACTCATATCATGGAAGAGATCAAGCGCCTGGCCGATTATATTGTCCTGATGCATGAAGGAAGGCTGCTCGGTAAGCTGGAAAAGGACCACCTGCTCGAAAATAGCAAGGAAATGTGGTTTGAGGGGACGCCGGAGGAAGCATCGGAGCTGCCGGGAGTTATAGAGACAGAGAGCGAAGGCGGATTGCAGCGAATTGTAACGTTGGCAGCCGGAGAAGCTAGCGCGATATTGGAGCAGGCGGGCATTCGCCCGATTCGTATACGGAGTCTGGAGCTGGATGATATTTTATGGCATTGGTCTGCGGGACAAATCCCGGGAGGTACAGAGATTTTAGGGGAGAAAAAGGGGGCTGGAGATTCATGA
- the map gene encoding type I methionyl aminopeptidase: MEEIAIRTPEEIGYMREAGRILADCHRALESRILPGMTTLEIDAWVEQFLSKRGATPEQKGYKGFPYATCASVNEVVCHGFPSERVLHDGDIVTIDIVVNKDGWLADRGWTYAVGNVSRPVARLLRQTHKALVRGIEVARPGRTLGDIGHAVEKATGWRRYGIVKPLIGHGIGRQMHEPPDVLHYGRAGTGVPLREGMVITIEPVFTLGTEGAVLWEDDGWTITSADGSWGAQYEHTIAITKNGPYILTA, encoded by the coding sequence ATGGAGGAGATAGCCATACGGACACCAGAGGAAATCGGCTATATGAGGGAGGCCGGACGTATTTTGGCCGATTGCCATCGTGCGTTGGAGAGTCGTATCCTTCCGGGAATGACCACGCTGGAAATTGATGCGTGGGTAGAGCAATTTTTGAGCAAGCGCGGAGCCACGCCTGAGCAAAAAGGCTATAAGGGCTTTCCTTATGCCACCTGTGCTTCGGTCAACGAGGTGGTATGCCACGGATTTCCCTCGGAGCGGGTGCTTCATGACGGGGATATTGTGACCATCGACATCGTCGTCAATAAGGACGGCTGGCTGGCTGACCGGGGCTGGACCTATGCAGTAGGTAACGTCAGTCGCCCGGTAGCGAGGCTGCTACGGCAAACGCATAAGGCACTGGTGCGCGGAATTGAAGTCGCTCGTCCAGGCAGGACGCTGGGGGACATTGGGCACGCAGTGGAAAAAGCCACGGGATGGCGGCGGTACGGCATCGTTAAGCCCTTGATCGGGCACGGTATTGGTCGTCAGATGCACGAGCCGCCAGATGTTTTGCACTATGGTCGTGCCGGAACGGGGGTACCGCTGCGCGAAGGGATGGTGATTACCATCGAGCCGGTATTTACCCTCGGAACGGAGGGGGCTGTATTGTGGGAGGATGATGGCTGGACCATCACCTCGGCGGACGGCAGTTGGGGCGCACAATATGAGCACACGATTGCGATCACGAAGAACGGCCCGTACATTTTGACCGCATAA
- a CDS encoding histidine phosphatase family protein: MRLYIIRHADPDYPNNTITPEGHLEAQALAKRLSSHGLDRIYASPMGRALDTMRYTADSLGMTHEVEHWTQELGLKLEETPYGRLSHWDLPGEVIRSEVPLPTHDSWKEISYYQGTQSPETFEQLKLHSDEFLKRQGFERVGGKYRILKHTEDRVAVFCHGGFGLTWLAHLLELPLALVWSGFWMPPSSVTTILFDERSKEWATPRCIGFGDVSHLYAEGLPVRPRGIITNFS, encoded by the coding sequence ATGAGATTGTATATCATTCGGCACGCAGATCCTGATTATCCGAACAATACCATAACTCCGGAAGGGCATTTGGAGGCTCAGGCACTGGCCAAACGGCTTTCCAGTCACGGACTGGACCGTATTTATGCTTCTCCTATGGGGCGTGCGCTGGATACGATGCGATACACCGCGGATTCTCTCGGTATGACTCATGAAGTGGAGCACTGGACGCAGGAGTTGGGCTTGAAGCTGGAGGAAACTCCTTATGGTCGTCTCTCTCATTGGGATTTACCCGGTGAAGTGATCCGCTCTGAGGTACCTCTGCCGACTCATGACTCCTGGAAGGAGATTTCCTATTATCAGGGAACGCAAAGTCCTGAAACGTTCGAGCAGCTAAAGCTTCATTCCGATGAATTCTTGAAGCGCCAAGGCTTTGAGCGGGTTGGGGGGAAATATCGAATTCTGAAGCATACCGAAGACCGGGTGGCCGTATTTTGCCATGGCGGCTTCGGACTGACCTGGCTTGCCCATCTGCTGGAGCTACCACTGGCCCTGGTCTGGTCCGGTTTCTGGATGCCGCCTAGCTCCGTAACCACGATCTTGTTTGATGAGCGTTCCAAGGAGTGGGCGACTCCCCGTTGCATCGGCTTCGGTGATGTCTCCCATCTATACGCAGAGGGCTTGCCCGTCAGGCCCCGTGGCATTATCACCAATTTTAGCTGA
- a CDS encoding GNAT family N-acetyltransferase gives MMIREATISDTAGIAKVHVDCWRTTYKNIIPAEVLEQLSYEQRTELWKSNISSEDDHQVYVFENEKGEIIGFVSGGPEKSGEYPPYEGEVTAIYVLKEYHSLGLGKQLFMRLLQHLSSMNIHSAIVWVLADNPARYFYEQLGAKLVVEQHLIKMGDKNLNMVAYGWENK, from the coding sequence ATGATGATCAGAGAAGCAACGATATCAGATACGGCAGGTATCGCCAAGGTACATGTGGATTGCTGGAGAACCACCTACAAAAATATCATACCCGCCGAGGTTCTGGAACAACTTTCCTATGAGCAAAGAACAGAGCTGTGGAAATCAAATATATCCAGTGAAGACGATCATCAGGTATATGTGTTTGAAAATGAGAAGGGGGAAATCATCGGATTTGTGAGTGGAGGGCCGGAAAAGTCAGGTGAATATCCCCCATATGAGGGAGAGGTAACTGCTATTTATGTGTTAAAAGAATACCATAGTTTAGGATTGGGAAAGCAATTATTCATGCGTCTTCTTCAACATTTAAGCAGTATGAACATTCACTCTGCCATCGTCTGGGTGTTAGCAGATAATCCGGCTCGGTATTTTTATGAACAACTGGGAGCCAAGCTTGTAGTAGAGCAGCATCTTATAAAAATGGGTGACAAAAACCTGAACATGGTGGCTTACGGGTGGGAAAATAAATAG
- a CDS encoding glycosyltransferase yields the protein MEAAAPKILILYASYGEGHVQAARAIMDSLRRLGRCEVLLLDLMAESHPWLNDLTKFVYMQSFKTIPGLYGWVYNITREMQAKSAFGSVLHSFGMRQLALTLEKEKPDLVIHTFPQLALPALRRKLGMRLPIVNVVTDFDLHGRWLHPDIDRYYVATEDIQQEAAQRGISLERIVATGIPIHASFYKRFAEDTNPEDADVVEDYSIPPSDPGTTTLLIMAGAYGVMSGILDICRQLSRLPQLRLLIVCGRNPQLKAELDALYADHPGIRIFGFIDYVPALMRASDMVITKPGGITLSESIASGLPILVFKPVPGQELNNALYLEQKGAARIARNTQELIQLCVDLISNPSLALGMKQSIEQLRKPHPADRIAEDILHQLVDKTPSIRTN from the coding sequence ATGGAAGCCGCAGCACCAAAAATTTTAATATTGTATGCCAGCTACGGAGAAGGCCATGTGCAAGCCGCCCGAGCTATTATGGACAGTTTGCGGAGGCTCGGACGCTGCGAGGTTCTGTTACTCGACCTGATGGCTGAATCCCACCCCTGGTTGAACGATTTAACGAAATTTGTCTATATGCAAAGCTTCAAAACCATTCCCGGGCTTTACGGTTGGGTCTATAACATAACCCGTGAAATGCAGGCAAAATCAGCCTTTGGCAGTGTGCTGCATTCCTTTGGGATGCGCCAGCTTGCGCTCACTCTGGAGAAGGAGAAGCCTGACCTTGTCATACATACGTTCCCTCAGCTCGCTCTCCCGGCGTTACGCCGCAAATTGGGGATGAGGCTGCCCATTGTGAACGTGGTTACGGATTTTGATCTGCACGGACGTTGGCTGCATCCCGATATCGACCGCTACTATGTGGCAACCGAGGATATACAGCAGGAAGCCGCACAGCGAGGAATCTCTCTCGAACGGATTGTCGCCACAGGGATTCCGATTCATGCTTCGTTTTATAAAAGATTTGCCGAAGATACTAATCCAGAAGATGCTGATGTGGTTGAGGATTACTCAATCCCTCCGTCAGATCCGGGAACTACAACACTGCTTATCATGGCAGGTGCCTATGGCGTGATGTCCGGTATATTGGACATCTGTCGGCAATTGAGCCGTCTCCCGCAGCTGCGACTGCTGATCGTTTGCGGACGTAATCCGCAGCTAAAAGCTGAGTTGGATGCGCTGTATGCAGATCATCCCGGTATCCGCATCTTTGGATTCATCGACTATGTTCCCGCACTCATGCGTGCAAGCGATATGGTCATTACCAAGCCCGGCGGCATCACACTCTCGGAAAGCATCGCCTCTGGATTACCCATCCTTGTGTTCAAGCCTGTACCCGGTCAGGAGCTGAATAACGCCCTGTATCTGGAGCAAAAAGGAGCTGCTCGCATTGCCCGTAATACGCAAGAGCTAATTCAACTTTGCGTCGACCTGATCTCCAATCCCTCTCTCGCTCTAGGAATGAAACAGTCGATTGAGCAACTGCGCAAACCTCATCCCGCAGACCGGATTGCCGAGGATATTTTGCACCAGCTTGTGGATAAAACCCCTTCCATACGGACAAATTAA
- a CDS encoding transposase, with protein sequence MERKGKDLLPLTGEKVEVDGIYVDEDGHEQHLHRGQHFPSDVVLGDSEWKMTEYAFDNHHDGRTDDRLVPKEDDEDKKGKITHPRRRLQRGDR encoded by the coding sequence ATGGAACGCAAAGGAAAGGATTTGCTCCCGCTTACGGGTGAGAAGGTAGAAGTAGACGGTATTTATGTCGATGAGGACGGACATGAGCAGCATTTACATCGGGGACAGCATTTTCCCTCTGATGTTGTTTTAGGCGATTCCGAGTGGAAAATGACCGAATACGCCTTTGACAATCATCATGACGGACGTACCGATGATCGACTTGTCCCTAAAGAGGATGACGAGGATAAAAAGGGTAAAATTACACATCCACGCCGTCGTTTACAACGCGGAGATCGTTAA
- a CDS encoding DUF4870 domain-containing protein — protein MSVYKSSTGMDENIAAVLCYLFAFLGALAFVLLEKKSRFVLFHALQSIFLFVALMIGHVLAGLIPLLGPLLASLLTLAGIVLWVVLIIHAGQGKWLKLPWVGDLALHQARQL, from the coding sequence ATGTCAGTCTACAAGTCTTCCACAGGAATGGATGAAAATATAGCGGCTGTCCTGTGCTACCTGTTCGCATTCCTTGGTGCACTGGCCTTCGTGTTGCTGGAAAAGAAAAGTCGGTTCGTCCTGTTTCACGCGCTGCAATCCATTTTTCTGTTCGTAGCCCTTATGATCGGGCATGTGCTCGCAGGACTCATTCCGCTACTCGGCCCGCTACTCGCTTCCCTGCTGACACTGGCAGGCATCGTCTTATGGGTCGTCCTGATCATTCATGCTGGACAAGGCAAGTGGCTCAAGCTTCCTTGGGTGGGTGATCTGGCCCTCCATCAAGCCCGGCAGTTGTGA
- the mscL gene encoding large conductance mechanosensitive channel protein MscL, whose protein sequence is MSGKGFIKEFKEFAVRGNVIDLAVGVIIGGAFGKIVTSVVNDIIMPPIGKLLGGMNFPDLYVALRTAEPLNADGTRMTLAQAKDAGIAVLAYGQFINVLLDFMIVAFCVFLLVKGVNMLKRKEEEKPPQEKTTKECPHCLSEIPKAATRCAHCTSKLEGYVEAH, encoded by the coding sequence ATGAGCGGAAAAGGTTTTATTAAGGAGTTTAAGGAATTTGCTGTACGGGGAAACGTGATTGATCTCGCGGTTGGTGTTATCATCGGTGGAGCTTTTGGCAAAATTGTCACTTCTGTAGTAAATGATATTATTATGCCTCCGATTGGTAAGCTTCTGGGCGGCATGAATTTTCCAGACCTATATGTTGCTTTAAGAACTGCCGAGCCTTTGAATGCTGATGGAACACGCATGACTCTGGCACAGGCCAAAGATGCAGGGATCGCCGTTCTTGCCTACGGTCAGTTTATTAACGTTCTGCTTGACTTTATGATCGTGGCCTTCTGCGTGTTCCTGCTGGTCAAAGGGGTCAACATGCTGAAGCGTAAAGAGGAAGAAAAACCTCCTCAAGAAAAAACGACCAAGGAGTGCCCACACTGCCTGTCGGAAATTCCCAAGGCTGCAACCCGCTGCGCACATTGCACCTCCAAGCTGGAAGGTTACGTAGAAGCACACTAA
- a CDS encoding GntR family transcriptional regulator gives MNIPVQIDENSAEPLYAQIEKQLRSLIVTGQIAAGTLLPSIREFAGTLSCSVITVRRVYQDLENEGLLRTRQGTGTFVAMVEEDMRSGYRLKAVTEALETAIDTGVAVQMTEQELLELFADMVKRKYEVQAKE, from the coding sequence GTGAACATACCGGTGCAAATTGATGAGAATAGCGCGGAACCGCTGTATGCGCAGATTGAAAAGCAGCTTCGTTCACTCATCGTGACCGGGCAGATTGCAGCAGGAACGCTGCTTCCCTCCATCCGGGAGTTTGCGGGGACACTCAGTTGTAGCGTGATTACCGTCCGGCGGGTTTATCAGGATTTGGAAAACGAAGGTTTGCTTCGTACCCGGCAGGGAACGGGAACCTTCGTAGCTATGGTCGAGGAAGATATGCGCTCAGGCTACCGCCTTAAAGCGGTGACCGAGGCACTGGAGACGGCGATTGATACAGGCGTGGCGGTACAGATGACGGAACAGGAATTGTTGGAGCTTTTCGCAGACATGGTGAAGAGAAAGTATGAAGTCCAAGCGAAGGAGTGA
- a CDS encoding TrmB family transcriptional regulator: MERLLHHLRNLGFTEMEAKVMVELSRQNAASGYEVAKRLGASRSNVYAALQRLAGQGYLRASAGEPVRYSMLPSGELTRMIEGQLQESLRAVEKEMPRAEPDKPTFYNVEGDRNVLESLTRELERAEHEIVLDLWREEAELLRTELEKAEKRGVRLLWSCDNGESVLGPWLPRASGKNGQEPSGRKFSFVIDRRWCLLGMRGENCPTQALITEHPVMTGLLLNHFAQDLILYELEHDMGSELSTRYGWRYEGIIGKYMSAGE; encoded by the coding sequence ATGGAGCGTTTGCTGCATCATCTGCGTAATCTGGGATTTACGGAAATGGAAGCCAAGGTTATGGTCGAGCTATCGAGGCAAAATGCGGCCTCCGGCTATGAAGTCGCCAAGCGTCTGGGTGCATCACGCTCCAACGTATACGCGGCTTTGCAGCGTCTGGCCGGGCAAGGGTATCTCAGGGCGAGTGCGGGAGAACCTGTGCGTTACAGCATGCTGCCATCGGGTGAGCTGACCCGGATGATTGAAGGACAGTTGCAGGAGTCCCTGCGTGCAGTCGAGAAGGAAATGCCGAGAGCAGAGCCAGACAAGCCGACCTTTTATAACGTGGAAGGCGACCGGAATGTACTGGAAAGCCTGACCCGTGAGCTGGAACGGGCGGAGCATGAGATTGTGCTGGATTTGTGGCGTGAGGAAGCTGAACTGCTGCGGACAGAGCTGGAAAAAGCCGAAAAACGGGGTGTACGGCTGCTATGGTCCTGCGATAACGGTGAAAGTGTGCTTGGACCGTGGCTGCCGCGGGCGTCTGGCAAAAACGGACAAGAGCCGTCGGGACGCAAATTTTCTTTTGTCATTGATCGGCGCTGGTGCCTGCTGGGCATGCGGGGAGAGAATTGCCCGACACAGGCGCTCATTACCGAGCACCCGGTGATGACAGGGCTGCTGCTGAATCATTTTGCCCAGGATCTGATTCTGTATGAGCTGGAGCATGACATGGGCAGCGAGCTGTCAACCCGGTATGGCTGGCGGTATGAGGGCATTATCGGTAAATATATGTCGGCCGGAGAATAA